The Lactuca sativa cultivar Salinas chromosome 2, Lsat_Salinas_v11, whole genome shotgun sequence genome includes a window with the following:
- the LOC111888859 gene encoding probable pectinesterase/pectinesterase inhibitor 34 — translation MEYGRLGKYQPGKNRPDTPLTPSDYSIHSSSGSTTNSSSKIKLLLIFAFTLIVASAVSVGLVMRLRTKPHEESQSIIHPRPTEAMSRVCGRTRYQNLCMKSLLDFPGSLSASDKDMIHISVNMTLQRVGKALYTSAGISNVQMNTRVRSAYEDCLELLEDSVDQLSRSLFSVAPSVGVGGKNGQQRVGSTQDVMTWLSAALTNQDTCTEGLSEVENGYVKKQMEEKLKDLSQLVSNCLAIYAAASDGDDFNGVPIQHRRRRLMSYPKWLGRKERRLLQSPVAAIQADIVVSKDGNGTCKTIMEAIKKAPEYSSRRIIIYVKAGRYEENNLKVGRKKTNLMFIGDGKGKTVITGGVSVVANNVTTFHTASFAATGAGFIARDMTFENYAGPAKHQAVALRVGADHAVVYRCNIIGYQDTLYVHSQRQFFRECDIYGTVDFIFGNAAVVFQNCSMYARKPMALQKITITAQNRKDPNQNTGISIHACRLLAQPDLEASKGSFPTYLGRPWKLFSRTVYMLTYMGDHIHPRGWLEWNATFALDTLYYGEYMNYGPGGAIGQRVNWPGYRVITTTVEASRFTVAQFIYGSSWLPSTGVAFLAGLSE, via the exons ATGGAGTACGGCAGGCTCGGCAAGTACCAGCCGGGAAAGAACCGACCTGATACTCCATTAACGCCAAGTGATTATTCCATCCACTCATCTTCAGGGTCAACAACCAACTCTAGTTCAAAAATAAAGCTGCTTCTCATCTTTGCATTCACACTCATTGTCGCGTCGGCGGTGTCGGTGGGTTTGGTGATGCGTCTCCGAACTAAACCCCACGAAGAATCTCAGTCAATAATTCACCCCCGGCCGACGGAAGCCATGTCACGAGTTTGTGGTCGGACACGTTACCAGAATCTGTGTATGAAGTCGCTTCTGGATTTTCCGGGATCACTGAGCGCGTCAGATAAAGACATGATCCACATTTCGGTGAACATGACGCTGCAGCGCGTCGGAAAGGCGTTGTACACGTCAGCCGGGATTAGTAATGTTCAGATGAACACACGTGTACGATCGGCATATGAGGACTGTCTCGAACTTCTTGAAGACTCCGTGGACCAGCTTTCACGTTCACTGTTTTCGGTGGCTCCGTCTGTCGGTGTCGGTGGCAAAAACGGGCAGCAGCGCGTCGGGTCAACACAGGACGTGATGACGTGGCTCAGCGCTGCGCTCACGAACCAGGACACGTGTACGGAAGGTTTGTCGGAGGTGGAAAACGGGTACGTGAAAAAGCAAATGGAGGAGAAGCTAAAGGACTTGTCGCAGCTGGTGAGCAATTGTTTGGCGATATACGCGGCGGCGAGCGACGGTGATGATTTCAATGGAGTTCCGATACAGCACCGACGTAGGAGGTTAATGTCGTATCCGAAGTGGTTGGGTAGGAAGGAGAGAAGGTTGCTGCAGTCGCCGGTGGCCGCCATTCAAGCCGACATAGTGGTGTCGAAGGACGGCAATGGGACGTGTAAAACGATCATGGAGGCGATAAAGAAAGCGCCTGAATATAGTAGCCGCCGGATCATAATCTACGTGAAGGCAGGAAG ATATGAAgagaataatttgaaggtagGGAGGAAGAAAACGAATTTGATGTTCATAGGGGATGGGAAGGGCAAAACCGTCATTACAGGAGGAGTAAGTGTAGTGGCTAACAATGTCACAACTTTCCACACCGCGTCTTTCG CGGCGACCGGCGCTGGTTTCATAGCAAGGGACATGACATTCGAGAACTACGCCGGCCCTGCGAAGCACCAAGCCGTAGCACTAAGAGTTGGTGCAGACCACGCGGTGGTTTACCGCTGCAACATCATCGGATACCAAGACACGTTGTACGTTCACTCTCAACGCCAATTCTTCCGTGAATGCGACATCTACGGGACCGTCGATTTCATCTTTGGAAACGCCGCGGTGGTCTTTCAAAACTGCAGCATGTATGCCCGAAAGCCCATGGCCCTCCAAAAGATCACCATCACCGCCCAAAACCGGAAAGACCCGAACCAAAACACGGGGATTTCAATCCATGCTTGCCGCCTCCTCGCCCAACCGGATCTGGAGGCATCGAAGGGTAGTTTCCCGACGTATCTTGGGCGGCCATGGAAGCTGTTTTCCCGGACGGTGTACATGTTAACCTACATGGGGGACCACATTCACCCTCGGGGTTGGCTCGAATGGAACGCAACCTTCGCGCTTGATACACTCTACTACGGTGAGTACATGAATTACGGGCCAGGTGGCGCCATCGGCCAACGGGTCAACTGGCCAGGGTATCGTGTTATCACCACCACTGTCGAGGCCAGCCGGTTCACCGTTGCACAGTTTATATATGGGTCGTCCTGGTTGCCTTCTACCGGAGTTGCGTTCTTAGCTGGTTTATCTGAGTAa